The genomic interval TTTGTTAAATCAACTCGCTCCAAATGCGTTGACTCGTGATGATATTGAGGTAAAGGATGGTGAAGATGGTGAATTACCTTCGACGTTCGTGCCAGGACGTAATTTACTATTTCTTTCGTTTGCCGGTGTGATTGCGAGCCAAATCGGTGCGAAACATATTGTCACTGGTGTATGTGAAACAGATTTCAGCGGCTATCCAGATTGTCGCGATGTGTTTATTAAATCGTTAAATGTGACATTGAATTTATCAATGGACAATTCGTTTGTCATTGATACACCGTTAATGTGGTTGAATAAAGAAGAAACTTGGGAGCTTGCCGATCAGTTAGGCGCATTTGAATTTGTTCGTGAAAAAACATTAACGTGTTATAACGGAATCATTGCGGATGGATGTGGGGAATGCCCGGCTTGTAAGCTTAGACAAAAAGGCCTTGTAGACTATTTAAGTAAACGGAAGGAGTCTTAAAGGCATGTATGGATTTCGAATTGTTGATAAGCTCCAGAAACTAGATCAAGATATACAAAGAAATCAATTAAACTATCATAAGAAGCGCGTTCTTGTAAGTAAAGAATTCACATTTGATGCCGCTCACCATCTTCATTGTTATGAAGGAAAATGTAAAAACTTGCATGGTCATACGTATCGAGTTGTCTTTGGCTTAAGCGGATTTACTGATGCCCGCGGTTTGATGATGGATTTCGGTGATATTAAACAGATATGGAAAGATAAAATTGAAATTTATTTAGATCACCGCTATTTAAATGAAACGCTGCCATTGATGAATACAACGGCAGAGAATATGGTCGTTTGGATATATGAAAAAATGGCGGATGCCCTGCGTGAAGAGCCTCAATATAAAGGAGCTCGGGTAGAATTTGTTCGACTATTTGAAACGCCAACGAGCTATGCGGAAGCAAGACGGGAGTGGATGGAAGATGAGTAAAATTCCCGTTATGGAGATTTTTGGACCTACCATACAAGGGGAAGGTTCTATGATTGGACAAAAAACGATGTTTGTACGTACAGCTGGCTGTGATTATTCTTGTTCCTGGTGTGATTCAGCTTTTACATGGGATGGAAGTGGGAAAGAATACATTACTCAGATGACCGCGGAAGAAATCTGGGATGAACTGAAAAGAATCGGTGGAGATGGTTTTTCCTTTGTTACGATTTCGGGCGGCAATCCAGCTTTACTGAAAAATCTAGGCAGTTTAGTTGCGCTCTTAAAAGAACAGGGGATAAAAATGGGCGTGGAAACACAGGGAAGCAGATGGCAGGATTGGTTTTATGAAATCAATGAGCTGACGATTTCTCCTAAGCCGCCTAGCTCGGGAATGAAAACAGATTTCGGGATACTTGATGAAATCTTCACTAAGTTGCAAAACAATCAACACCATGTTTCGCTTAAGGTTGTGATTTTTAATGATGAAGATTATGAGTATGGAAAAGCGATGCATCATCGCTACCCGGACATTCCGTTCTTTTTTCAGGTTGGAAATGATGATAGTACGACGACGGACGATTCTAGATTGATTAGTAGACTTCTACAAAAATATGATTGGTTAATTGATAAAGTTGTGCAAGATCAGACTGTTACAAATGTGAAGGTGCTCCCGCAGTTGCATACGTATATTTGGGGCAATAAACGAGGAGTATAAAGATATGAGAATATTATTCTATTTACTATCGATTGTGACTGCGAACGTGGTAACGGCGGCTTTTGCACCGCTCCAATTTGGTGTATTTATCGTACCGATGGGAACCTTGTTAATTGGAGCAACATTTATCTTTCGGGATCTTGTTCAAAATAAATATGGTCGAGCGAAGACATATGGATTCATTGTGACAGCGCTCATTTTATCAGCAGCTGTATCGTTTACATTAGGGGATACATTATTAATTGTTGCAGCCTCCGCACTTTCATTTATCGTTGCGGAATCTGCGGATACA from Peribacillus asahii carries:
- the queC gene encoding 7-cyano-7-deazaguanine synthase QueC, with translation MKKEKAVVVFSGGQDSTTCLFWALERFAEVEAVTFDYNQRHRLEIECAQNIANELGIKHHILDMSLLNQLAPNALTRDDIEVKDGEDGELPSTFVPGRNLLFLSFAGVIASQIGAKHIVTGVCETDFSGYPDCRDVFIKSLNVTLNLSMDNSFVIDTPLMWLNKEETWELADQLGAFEFVREKTLTCYNGIIADGCGECPACKLRQKGLVDYLSKRKES
- the queD gene encoding 6-carboxytetrahydropterin synthase QueD, producing the protein MYGFRIVDKLQKLDQDIQRNQLNYHKKRVLVSKEFTFDAAHHLHCYEGKCKNLHGHTYRVVFGLSGFTDARGLMMDFGDIKQIWKDKIEIYLDHRYLNETLPLMNTTAENMVVWIYEKMADALREEPQYKGARVEFVRLFETPTSYAEARREWMEDE
- the queE gene encoding 7-carboxy-7-deazaguanine synthase QueE; this translates as MSKIPVMEIFGPTIQGEGSMIGQKTMFVRTAGCDYSCSWCDSAFTWDGSGKEYITQMTAEEIWDELKRIGGDGFSFVTISGGNPALLKNLGSLVALLKEQGIKMGVETQGSRWQDWFYEINELTISPKPPSSGMKTDFGILDEIFTKLQNNQHHVSLKVVIFNDEDYEYGKAMHHRYPDIPFFFQVGNDDSTTTDDSRLISRLLQKYDWLIDKVVQDQTVTNVKVLPQLHTYIWGNKRGV
- a CDS encoding VUT family protein — its product is MRILFYLLSIVTANVVTAAFAPLQFGVFIVPMGTLLIGATFIFRDLVQNKYGRAKTYGFIVTALILSAAVSFTLGDTLLIVAASALSFIVAESADTEIYSRLKLPMSWRVFYSGIVGGFLDSVIFVVIGLSPFGANILPWEAVPAAIVGQIIVKTIVQMIGAFILNQVYVRLEKKTVVN